CGCCCGCCGTGGTGAATTGAATCCGGACGACGCGGCGCGCTAGAGAGGCTGGATATGGCAACCGCAGGTGACCTCCGGCGCGGCGGACGCGTCGAGCTCGACGGCGAGCCCTTCACCGTCGTCGACGTCCACTTCCAGAGCCCCTCCGCGCGCGGCGCCTCCACCCTGGTGAAGGCCAAGGTCCGCAACCTGCGGACCGGCGCGGTGCTGGAGAAAACGTTCAAGACCGCCGACCGCATCGTCGAGCCACAGGTCGAGCTGCGCCCCGTCCAGTTCCTGTACGCGGACGGCGACGGCTACCACTTCATGGACGGCAACACCTACGAGCAGTTCGCGCTCGCCGCCGACGACATCGGCGACGCCGCCGGCTACCTGAAGGAAGGCCTGGCCGGCGTCCGCTCGGTGGTCGTGAACGACGAGGTGATCAGCATCGAGCTGCCGCACATCATCAGCCTGCGGGTCGAACAGACCGACCCGGCGATCAAGGGCGCCACCGCCCAGGCGCAGACCAAGCCGGCGACGCTGGAAACCGGCCTGGTGATCCAGGTGCCGTCGTATCTGGAATCGGGCGAGCTCATCCAGGTCGACACGCGCGAGGCGCGCTTCGTCTCGCGCGCCAAGGAGTAACGACCGGACCCGCGCCGGCTCGCGGCGCGGCGGTGGGGAGAAGCGGATGGCGGAGCAGCCACGCGACGTGATCGCGGTCGACCTGAGCAGCACCGCCGAGGAACGCTTCATCTCCTACGCCCTGAGCGTCATCACCTCGCGCGCCCTGCCCGACGTGCGCGACGGCCTCAAGCCGGTGCAGCGGCGCATTCTCTACGCCATGTACCAGAGCCTGCGGCTGACCGCCGGGGCGCGGCCGCGCAAATCGGCGGCGGTGGTCGGCGAGGTGCTCG
This is a stretch of genomic DNA from bacterium. It encodes these proteins:
- the efp gene encoding elongation factor P encodes the protein MATAGDLRRGGRVELDGEPFTVVDVHFQSPSARGASTLVKAKVRNLRTGAVLEKTFKTADRIVEPQVELRPVQFLYADGDGYHFMDGNTYEQFALAADDIGDAAGYLKEGLAGVRSVVVNDEVISIELPHIISLRVEQTDPAIKGATAQAQTKPATLETGLVIQVPSYLESGELIQVDTREARFVSRAKE